The Helianthus annuus cultivar XRQ/B chromosome 15, HanXRQr2.0-SUNRISE, whole genome shotgun sequence genomic sequence TGTAATATCGATATatctatatatgtatatgtaataTACAGGGGTGCCTTCAAGTATGCTGACATCCACTGCAAAGAAAGGGCTTCCTTCACaacaaacgatcacggatctatCAGAGGCTGTTGCATCATTGTTCTCCTACCTTTCTGTAAGATCATTAGTCAAAGTCAACATTGTCAAACGTAAATACGTTTTTTGTTGTGTACAAAAAGATTTGATAATTAAGGTTCCTAGGATGTTGGAGATGTGTTAACTGTTGAGATGGTTCTTTGGAAGCTGAAGATGCTTGAATCAGCTTGTGCATATTCGAACTCATGCCTGCATGCCGTTTCAGCTCAGACATTGATACTGTCAAGGTCCCGCCTCTTCAACCACCTGTTGGCAGTCGTTTTTTTTTCATTCTATCTATATATTATTTATATCAATGGGGTTTTTGCTGATTTTAACTTTTACAGTGGGAATGATCAGCTACTGCCAAGTCTACAGGAAGGTGAAAGGCTTCAGAAAACTTTACCAAAATGTCAGATCCGTACGTTTAGTGATTCCGGGCATGCATTGTTTCTGGTAGAGTGCTCTTTCTCTCTTTATAAGGGCAAATCTTTGTTAAGAGTGAGTCAGGGCTGCAAACAaaccaaacgttcagcgaacagttcgtgaaccgttcggcgggaagttcgttagttaaatgaacgaacatgaataaAGGCCGCGTTCGTCCATTTATGTTGGTGAAcgtcggtaacgtgttcgtttatgtttgatTGTTCGATAATTCATTAGTGTTTTTGGTTTTTATATTCTATTTTAATACTAAATAAAATTTTTAATAAGCGTccgtgtattatatattctgttcatgaacgcttgtttgtgttcgtttgtttccatttgtgttcacgaacattcgttgcctaaaatgatcaaacgaacatgaacaagttcatttccttaaccaacaaacacgaacatacaatctcgttcggtaagtgttcgtgaacacataatttttaacaaacgaacacgaacaaggtcttgttcatgttcgttcggttcgtttgcagcccttgACTTAGTTTATTCTAGTTTTAAAGAAGCAAGCCATGAAGTGAAATATGAACTGAAATCTTTTGATCAAGATTACATTTATAGTCCATACACATGTAACAGGAAGAAACTTTTGATCTGGTAACAGTCATAAAGGGTGCGGGTTACTATCGCCGTGCTAAACACACGGATTACGCCTCGGATTTTGTACCACCAAGTTCCCATGAAATCAAAGATATTCTAGATTCTTCAACGTAAGTTGACTCTACCCGACTACCCCCATAAACTTCATCTCAGCCACTATTTTCTATTAAGCCAAAAAGACCATAAtaccctttttctcttaacttaCTTCAGATGGATAGATCTTGCTACTTCACCGGTGATGCTATCAACTTTGGAAAATGGGAAAATCGTGAGGGGTCTAGACGGAATTCCTTCTGAAGGGCCCGTGTTATTCGTGGGATGTCACAATATGCTAGGATTTGAAGTGGCTCCTATGATTCGCCGGTTCATAATtgataaaaatattattattcgAGGAGTTGCACACCCGATGTTATTTAGGAAATTAAAAGAAAATGGAATGCCCAATCTAGCAACATATGATGTAACAAGACTTATGGGTGCGGTTCCTGTGTCACCATCTAACCTCTACAAACTATTTTCCTTAAAGTCCCATGTCCTCTTGTATCCTGGAGGCGTGCGTGAAGCTCTTCATAGAAAGGTGGGACCCACATTGTAAACTAGAGTGTTTATCGCCATTAAtacaatatacatatatacatatttacTTTATAATGATTTCAGGGCGAGGAATACAAATTATTCTGGCCAGAGCAGTCAGAGTTTGTGAGAATGGCTGCTAGATTTGGAGGGACGATTATACCTTTCGGTGCTGTTGGAGAAGACGATTATGCTCAAGTAAGTCTTAAAGCTAGCTGGTTTACCGTTTACTTCAACATGACCATTTTTAAAAGTTACTTTACGTTGAACTTATAATTATTACTCCACCAGTTGGTACTAGATTATGATGATCAAATGAAGATTCCTTTTATGAAGGATTATGTGAAGCAAACAACCGACGAATCTATTAAACTAAGGTAAGGAAAACTGGTTTTATCGGTTAATGAAAAGTGTGTTTGGTTGGTTAAAATGTTTGTTTGTGGTGGTTGATAGGAATGACATGAATGGAGAGGTTGCAAATCAAGACCTCCACATGCCAGTGATCTTGCCAAAAGTTCCCGGGCGTTACTATTACTTATTCGGAAAGCCGATTAAAACAGAAGGTAAATAAAAACAGCTTGAGGTTCTGTATTGAAATCTATATGTAATTTGGAGTTAGTTTTGGTTTCAGGGAGGATGGAGGAACTGAGGAGTAGAGAGAGAGCAAATCAAGTGTATGTAGAAGTGAAGGGGGAGGTTGAAAAATGCCTTAATTATTGTAAAGCGAAAAGAGAAAACGACCCGTATAGGAACATATTATCGCGGTTGATGTACCAAGCTACTCATGGTTTGGAATCTGAGGTCCCAACCTTTGATCTGGATTGAATTCATGCATTCATATTAAGGATTTTGGATTCTGGTTTGGTTGGATAAATATTTGTGATTGTTGAGATGATATCATGTATAGCTGTTGTTGCACTAGTGTTAGAAGAAAGGTTCTTCAATAATATTTATTCAAGATTATTGATGCAATGATGCATACTAAGGTGTCAAGTGGACCCTTTAGTCTAGTTTTTTTAGTTATTGTTATTAGTGTTGttatttttacttttattatGATATAAGTGAAATAAGTAATCAAAACTTTAATTATGGTTATCTATCAATATACAATTCTTTTCTTTTTGTTATTTCATATACATTTTTAAGATAATTACATTTGTAATCTAAATAGTACCTTTAACCAAAGTTTTGAAAAAGATGCAAgtcttaaaaaaatattatattcaaATAGATCTTTTTTAAACGATCAACAAAAGCCTGATTATTCGGGTAAACCCAATGATCATCCAGGTAAACCAACCCATGTATGCGAACGTAGACAACGCTGGTGACCCTACCCGTCACCATTCTAGAGAAAATACAAAACATACCGCTTGGAGACCCAATGTGGTAAAACCTATGGCTCAACCCAAAGCACTGCAACTCAGACCAACTGTTGCGTTATCTATGGTAAAAAAATACACTTATGTAAATTTATGAAAACagtataaaattaaataatttataattttataccgtgtaatacacgggtctaATAATCTAGTTAAGGAAATATATCTGGGTTATAACTCTCCCTAGTTATGCCAACTCACCGAGAGCTCGGTGAGTTGGGAATTAGACCCGTTCAACCGACAAATAATACTTTGCCCCAACTTTTTTATAAACGTTAGAATcgggagtttttttttttttttttttttttttttttttttttggaattgcAACCCATTCGAGAACAACTCGACTATTTTCACCTTCATGTTACACCATGCTTTCACCAAATTCCAAACTTTAAAAGCTAATTTACACGAGATTAAAAGATGGTCTATCCATTCAAGTGCctgtagttggcaacaatacacTTCTTTTTGCAAACTTCGTCTTCAATGGAATTTTACCGAATCTCACACGCCATGCAAATAAGTTTACTTTTTTGGAATCCATTTAACTCAATCAAAAATCGTGTTGTTGTGAGAGAACATGGTGCTTTCAATTACATTTTTCATCGAACGAACCGAAAAGCACCTGAAAGAGTCACCCGACCAAGACCATCGATTCAAGTCCCGTGTTAAAAACTTAGAATGATACCCTGTCTTTTAGCCTCCCAACAATCTTTCTTCTTTTTGAGGCTTAGTCATTTTTGCTTGTTCCAttcaaaaatgactttttttgTGCATTTAAATGCTTCATGTTTGCATTTTATTATCATTTTCATCATTGAGTTTGACAAATTATTGTGACTTTCGTCCCTCAAAATTTTACACTCATAAATAAAAATAGCACCTCGCAAAAGTTAATTAAACCTTACAGACAAAAAGTTAATTActcccaatttttttttgaacgaccaacGAATCTttcaaatgggctactggcgaaattcaccacatccaTACACTCGCCTCTGAACCAGGGAAAACcccacctagggccgaagcccgtgaacactcgcccgaaggcacgacagttcagtaaggtaaaacccgctcagttcaaggatcaaACTAGCGATCTGCACACTTATTCGCCTAGTCTCCTAACATCACCAGGTGCCACATAAAATAATAGAGATGACAGAAATCAAACTTAGATCCCTTGAAACACCATTCCACCACCAGCTCAATCCTTCCAGTTTGAAGAGGTTTGGACAAGACTAGAAAATAAAGTCTAGTAATGACTTTTAATAACAAGACAAAAGTGGTGTACTAATCATGTTtcataaaaagtaaaaaacaaaagaTAGGAAATAATTTATGCCATAAAAATGAAACCAATCTAACTGGTTCAAACACAACCAACCAGTGAGTCCCCTCCTTTCTTCTTAACATCACAATCTATGGCAGCAACCGTCGGCAACCTCTCTTTCCACTCTCCCTTCATCCACCGTATCTCCACcacaaacccaccaccaccacagtccATACCCACCACCAGACCACCACTCTCAGCTTCACTAACCTCTCATCCTCAAACTCTAAACATCCCCCCCACCCCTGTTTCTGTTTCTGTTTCAACCACCAGTACCAATCTTAGAGTTGACTTTCACCACCTAGATCGTCTGACGTCATCTCCGGCCCGTTGGTTTTCTCCGGTGGATGCCGGTTCATCCCGGTTGCATAACTCTCCTCTTCTTTTATATTTACCTGGTatccttttttattatttatttatttcttttgaTAATTAGTGTGTAGTCTAATAAATAGAAGGGAAACGGGCAACAAGCAACGAAGTAAGTTGCTTTTGGAAAGTAAAACCAAGTGTTTTGAAATTTACGGTTAGATCTTGGGATCATGACATTACTATGTACGACCCGCTGGACTTGACATATTGATTTTATTTATATGTGAAATAGTTGATTAGTGTATGTGTGTTGTTATTAGGGATTGGTGGATCTGGATTTGGTCTATCTTTGCATCATCCGAGACTTGGAGAGTAAGTGTACAGTTATTTAACATAAGATGTAGGTTGTATGATGCTTTGATTGTGTTGTTTTTATTGGTGGTTGTATGGTTTTACTGAAGGGAATTATGAGagagtttgtttggtggtttggtTGATGATGGTGACTAATTAgtggtttgttgtttgttttgctaataaatgtaggatgtttgataTATGGTGCTTGCATATACCTGCTTCGGATAGAACACCATTTCCGGGTATGACCATTTTTCACTCGTCATATAACCCATATGATCATTTTTCATGTCATATGGTATTTACAACTTCTGGCTACTTTATGGTATTGGCTTCCAAATGTGTGTTATGGGTGTTGTGCTGTTCTGTTCTGTTCATGGTTCTCACCATTCTTTAAATTTGAAAAACACAATGAGAAATAAATTCAATATGCGTCATATAAATTTCAAGGtcaaaacgtaaacttagacagTGTGGAATGACTTTTTTCAGAGCTAATAAAGATGGTTGAAAGCACTGTTAAGTCTGAGAATTACCAATCACCTGAGAGGCCAATATATCTTGTGGGGCAGTCTTTTGGCGCTTGTCTCGCACTGGCTGTTGCAGCACGCAATCCTCAGATTGATCTTATCTTAGTTTTGGCCAATTCAGGTGACATATACCGTCATACACCCGTCTTTCAAGAAAATTTCTTTTAGGTCTCCACTATCCGTTAAACGTATCTTCTTTGCAGCTACATCTTTCGATGGCTCACAGTTGCGCCCTTTGATACCCGTGTTAGAAGCCATGTCAAAGGAACTCGATGCTCGCTTAGGTTATATTCTCAATATGGTGCCAGGTgcttttaatttttaaattataACTTCTTATATATACATTGTTATTTTCAACTTCTGTTGGAatctagatatatatatatatatatatatatatatatagggttaaaCTACTCGAAATGCATTTATAGGCATAGGCATGGACTCGACAGTGGCACCAGAAATCTCAAAGTTTCTTACAGCAATGTCCTCTGACCTTCCTGTAAGTTTACGATGTTGAACACTCGGTTGCATTACTCTAAACTTAAATTTTATCCAGTATTCCAGTTAATTATTATCAGATAATGATAACAGATTGATGGTTGCGGTCACAGGGCCTAAGCGAAGTATTTTCTGTGAAGACACTTGTATGGAAACTGAGGTTGCTTGATTCTGCTTGTTCATACACCAATTCACGCCTACATGCCGTCAAAGCTCAGACACTAATTCTTTCCAGGTTCACCGTCTTTTAACGTTTTTCATTCTTGTCTGGCTCATGGTTAGTATATGTAAACATATTGCGAATCTCTGTAGTGGCAAGGATCAGTTATTACCAAGTAAACAAGAAGGTGAAAGACTTCGCCGTCTAATACCAAAATCTGATATCCGTACGTTTGACGACAGTGGTCACATGCTCTTCATGGTAGGGTAGTTACCGTGTATAAACATTCATGTGACCGTTAGTCCTTTGAGTGTTATGATATAGGAACTTTGCCTAAGTGTTATATACTTATCTAAATGTACCAGGATCAAGATTTTGACTTGGTTACTGTTTTAAAAGGCGCCAGTTTCTATCGCCGAACAAGGAAACTTGATTATGTATCAGATTACTTGCCACCGACTGATTATGAATTTAGAAAAGCAAGAGAATCACACAGGTATTGCAGATCATATATAACACATTATCTCAGCTGAAATACATTTGCAGATCGTTTATAACGTATTTTAACCGATATTTCGCTGCAAATCAATCAAAATACGAAGATTTGTGGAAGCGGCTTTCGCTCCTGTGATGCTGTCAACTTTGGAAGATGGAGAGATTGTTAAGGGGCTCTTGGGGATTCCGTCAGAGGGTCCGGTAATATTTGTTGGGTATCACATGATGTTGGGGCTTGAGTTGGCTCCTCTGATCGCGCGTATTTATGCTGATAGAGGGATTTTAGTGCGCGGGATAGCGCATCCATTGATGTTTAACAAGTTGAAACAAGGACGAATGCCTGATAATTCAAACTATGATACACACAGGCTTATGGGAGCGGTTCCTGTGTCAGCAACTAACCTGTTTAAACTGTTGAAATCGAAGTCACATATCCTTTTGTATCCGGGTGGCATGCGTGAAGCGCTACATAGAAAGGTAACATAGTAactttatggttttttttttttttattttttatttttttttactttttaaagttATATGTATAACTGTCAGTTACTGTAAGTCATGCAAATGGATGATTGAATATTTCAGGGTGAAGAGTACAAATTGTTCTGGCCAGAGCAGTCTGAGTTTGTCCGGATGGCTGCTAGGTTTGGTGCGAAAATCGTACCTTTCGGTGTTGTTGGCGAAGATGATATTGGTGAAGTAAGTCTTCTATTTTGTTAGTGGCTCAAATGGAAAGGTGCAAAAGtatgaacccgaacacaacccgaacccgaaaatcgtgtcacacatatgaacccgaacacgacccgaataTTTGTGGGTTGACCTTAACAACACCCATTCAACggaatttatttattattattattattattattattattatttattttttttttgcaaaatatagattaaaattaaaattttagtattttactaaaaaaatacaaatgtTTATAATacaattaaattttaattttaaaagataatgtcaaattttctttttaagttataattatggcataaaacACCCACCCAATTTCATTTATGACATAAACATATTGTAAAAACATATAacataaatgggttaaacgggtcaacccgccaacccgattGGGTTGACATGAACCCGACCCGTTTTGCTAAATGGGTTCTCAGGTTCAACCTAAAACTGACTCGAAC encodes the following:
- the LOC110912204 gene encoding acyltransferase-like protein At1g54570, chloroplastic isoform X1; this translates as MTISGATLTGMCSMPMVKLTPSILTVSRRFKPLSVASAEQPLMTVENFEVDLTVKRGRLETEVERFSLKDYLEQSRELLMTSDGGPPRWFSPLECGSRLDNSPLLLSLPGVDGTGLSLLLHHQRLGEIFDVWCLHIPTTDRTPFTDLVKLIERTVRSENDQHPGRPIYLVGESFGGCLALAVAARIPHIDLVLVLANPATSFGKSPLQPLIPILKIAPDHIRPGLPYIMSLMTGVPSSMLTSTAKKGLPSQQTITDLSEAVASLFSYLSDVGDVLTVEMVLWKLKMLESACAYSNSCLHAVSAQTLILSSGNDQLLPSLQEGERLQKTLPKCQIRTFSDSGHALFLEETFDLVTVIKGAGYYRRAKHTDYASDFVPPSSHEIKDILDSSTWIDLATSPVMLSTLENGKIVRGLDGIPSEGPVLFVGCHNMLGFEVAPMIRRFIIDKNIIIRGVAHPMLFRKLKENGMPNLATYDVTRLMGAVPVSPSNLYKLFSLKSHVLLYPGGVREALHRKGEEYKLFWPEQSEFVRMAARFGGTIIPFGAVGEDDYAQLVLDYDDQMKIPFMKDYVKQTTDESIKLRNDMNGEVANQDLHMPVILPKVPGRYYYLFGKPIKTEVLVSGRMEELRSRERANQVYVEVKGEVEKCLNYCKAKRENDPYRNILSRLMYQATHGLESEVPTFDLD
- the LOC110912204 gene encoding acyltransferase-like protein At1g54570, chloroplastic isoform X2, whose translation is MTISGATLTGMCSMPMVKLTPSILTVSRRFKPLSVASAEQPLMTVENFEVDLTVKRGRLETEVERFSLKDYLEQSRELLMTSDGGPPRWFSPLECGSRLDNSPLLLSLPGVDGTGLSLLLHHQRLGEIFDVWCLHIPTTDRTPFTDLVKLIERTVRSENDQHPGRPIYLVGESFGGCLALAVAARIPHIDLVLVLANPATSFGKSPLQPLIPILKIAPDHIRPGLPYIMSLMTGVPSSMLTSTAKKGLPSQQTITDLSEAVASLFSYLSDVGDVLTVEMVLWKLKMLESACAYSNSCLHAVSAQTLILSSGNDQLLPSLQEGERLQKTLPKCQIRTFSDSGHALFLEETFDLVTVIKGAGYYRRAKHTDYASDFVPPSSHEIKDILDSSTWIDLATSPVMLSTLENGKIVRGLDGIPSEGPVLFVGCHNMLGFEVAPMIRRFIIDKNIIIRGVAHPMLFRKLKENGMPNLATYDVTRLMGAVPVSPSNLYKLFSLKSHVLLYPGGVREALHRKGEEYKLFWPEQSEFVRMAARFGGTIIPFGAVGEDDYAQLVLDYDDQMKIPFMKDYVKQTTDESIKLRNDMNGEVANQDLHMPVILPKVPGRYYYLFGKPIKTEGRMEELRSRERANQVYVEVKGEVEKCLNYCKAKRENDPYRNILSRLMYQATHGLESEVPTFDLD
- the LOC110912205 gene encoding acyltransferase-like protein At3g26840, chloroplastic isoform X2 — translated: MAATVGNLSFHSPFIHRISTTNPPPPQSIPTTRPPLSASLTSHPQTLNIPPTPVSVSVSTTSTNLRVDFHHLDRLTSSPARWFSPVDAGSSRLHNSPLLLYLPGIGGSGFGLSLHHPRLGEMFDIWCLHIPASDRTPFPELIKMVESTVKSENYQSPERPIYLVGQSFGACLALAVAARNPQIDLILVLANSATSFDGSQLRPLIPVLEAMSKELDARLGYILNMVPGIGMDSTVAPEISKFLTAMSSDLPGLSEVFSVKTLVWKLRLLDSACSYTNSRLHAVKAQTLILSSGKDQLLPSKQEGERLRRLIPKSDIRTFDDSGHMLFMDQDFDLVTVLKGASFYRRTRKLDYVSDYLPPTDYEFRKARESHRFVEAAFAPVMLSTLEDGEIVKGLLGIPSEGPVIFVGYHMMLGLELAPLIARIYADRGILVRGIAHPLMFNKLKQGRMPDNSNYDTHRLMGAVPVSATNLFKLLKSKSHILLYPGGMREALHRKGEEYKLFWPEQSEFVRMAARFGAKIVPFGVVGEDDIGELVFDYDDQMKIPYLRRFIQEITEEATQLRSDIEGEVANQDVHLPVMSPKLPGRFYYLFGKPIDTQGRQEELRNREKAHELYLEVKTEVEGCLSYLKDKRENDPYRSILSRLAYQLRNGLETEIPTFEL
- the LOC110912205 gene encoding acyltransferase-like protein At3g26840, chloroplastic isoform X1, translated to MAATVGNLSFHSPFIHRISTTNPPPPQSIPTTRPPLSASLTSHPQTLNIPPTPVSVSVSTTSTNLRVDFHHLDRLTSSPARWFSPVDAGSSRLHNSPLLLYLPGIGGSGFGLSLHHPRLGEMFDIWCLHIPASDRTPFPELIKMVESTVKSENYQSPERPIYLVGQSFGACLALAVAARNPQIDLILVLANSATSFDGSQLRPLIPVLEAMSKELDARLGYILNMVPGIGMDSTVAPEISKFLTAMSSDLPGLSEVFSVKTLVWKLRLLDSACSYTNSRLHAVKAQTLILSSGKDQLLPSKQEGERLRRLIPKSDIRTFDDSGHMLFMDQDFDLVTVLKGASFYRRTRKLDYVSDYLPPTDYEFRKARESHRFVEAAFAPVMLSTLEDGEIVKGLLGIPSEGPVIFVGYHMMLGLELAPLIARIYADRGILVRGIAHPLMFNKLKQGRMPDNSNYDTHRLMGAVPVSATNLFKLLKSKSHILLYPGGMREALHRKGEEYKLFWPEQSEFVRMAARFGAKIVPFGVVGEDDIGELVFDYDDQMKIPYLRRFIQEITEEATQLRSDIEGEVANQDVHLPVMSPKLPGRFYYLFGKPIDTQGRQEELRNREKAHELYLEVKSEVESCLSYLKDKRENDPYRSILSRLAYQLRHGLETEIPTFEL